One window of the Pristiophorus japonicus isolate sPriJap1 chromosome 24 unlocalized genomic scaffold, sPriJap1.hap1 SUPER_24_unloc_2, whole genome shotgun sequence genome contains the following:
- the LOC139241223 gene encoding probable G-protein coupled receptor 139 yields IIDRLYSLLFIAVNLVAIVILSRGTCGLSTCTTRYLVAMAAADLLVVLTEVILRRINRYYFPWCFLDSTPVCSVIYLLSSVTTDCSVWFTVSFTFDRFVAICCQKLKNKYCTGRTAAVVLATNCILLSSKNLPHYFTLEPGMTIDNVPWLCVTIPAYYTEPGWLGFDWFDTVVTPLLPFAVILLLNALTIRHILEASRVRKRLRGESKGENGSDPEMESRRKSVILLFTLSGSFILLWLLYVLNFLYYSIAGINPVDYNDTLYTFAEFGYILRNLSCCTNTFIYGVTQSKFREQLKSAVKYPVTTIIQLINNRTTENRPEAGPSVSSPGI; encoded by the coding sequence ataattgaccgTCTCTATTCCCTTCTGTTTAttgcagtgaatttagtggcgattgtgatcctgtcccggggaacgtgtgggctgtccacctgcaccactcgctacctggtggccatggctgcggcggatctactggtggtcCTCACTGAGGTCATACTGCGGCGGATTAATCGGTATTATTTTCCATGGTGTTTCCTCGATAGCACCCCTGTGTGTAGTGTTATATATCTCCTGTCAAGTGtaaccacagactgttctgtctggttcaccgtcagtttcacctttgatcgatttgtagccatttgttgccagaagctgaaaaacaaatattgcaccgggagaactgcggctgtggttctggcaacaaACTGCATTCTGCTATCTTCAAAAAACCTTCCTCACTACTTTACACTTGAACCTGGGATGACAATCGACAATGTTCCGTGGCTCTGTGTTACAATCCCAGCCTATTATACTGAGCCCGgatggttgggatttgactggtttgatacggttgtaaccccactgctcccattcgctgtaattttgttgctcaacgctctgacaATCAGACACATTTTAGAGGCCAGTCGAGTCCGGAAAAGACTGAGAGGTGAGAGTAAGGGGGAGAATggtagtgacccagagatggagagcaggaggaagtctgtcattttactcttcaccttatctggcagcttcatactgctgtggctgttATATGTTTTAAATTTCTTATATTATAGCATTGCAGGAATAAATCCCGTCGATTACAATGATACTTTATATACCTTTGCAGAATTCGGATATATACTGCggaatttaagttgctgcacaaacacatttatttacggggtgactcagtctaagttcagagagcagttgaagagcgcggtgaaatatccggttaccacaattatacaattaattaataaCAGAACAACTGAGAACAGAccagaggcgggtcccagtgtttccagtccaggAATATAA